Part of the Deinococcus aestuarii genome, GAGGGAAGCGGCGACCCCTCCCCTCTGGGCGCGCGGGCGCTCTGGCATGGGGGAGGGCCTGGCGTCCGCTTGCCTTTTGGCCGCCGGGCAGGCACGATGCGCAGCATGACGAAAAAGTCGACGAAGGCCCCGGCCAGGAAGCCCGCCGCGACCAGGGCTCCCAAACAGGATGCGGCTGAGGCCGAGCAATCCGCGCCTGCCCCCGAGGCGACCGGCGGGCGGGGCGGCGGCAAGGTCGCCAAGACGCAGCTGGTGGAGCAGGTGGCCGACCAGGCGGGCCTGACGAGGAAGCAGGCCGACCAGGCTGTGAACGCGGTGATGGAAGTCATCGTGGAGGCGATTCGGAGCGGGAAGAGTGTCGGCTTGCCGGGCCTGGGCACCCTGAGTGTGCGAGCGACCGCCGCCCGCACCGGCGTGCGCCCCGGCACCAGCGAGAGGATTCAGATCCCCGCTGGACGCAAAGTTGCCTTCAAAGTCGCCAACCCCTTGAAGGGGGCACTGGCTGGGGAGGGAGACTCCGTCGCCCGGTGAAGAGGATCGGCTCCTCTTCATTCTGAGGAGGTCGTGTCTGGGCGCGAGCGTCCATCAGTTTGTGCGCGGACGAGAACATGGATTTCAACAGGCACTGACCGGGCTTGTATACGCCTGTCGTCTGCTCATCTAAACGGCAGCCAAGCTGGACCAGGTTCCTCTGAGGTCCGGACAGACGATTCCCAACTGACTGATCTGCACCCGTAGACTTGCAGGCGTCT contains:
- a CDS encoding HU family DNA-binding protein, which produces MTKKSTKAPARKPAATRAPKQDAAEAEQSAPAPEATGGRGGGKVAKTQLVEQVADQAGLTRKQADQAVNAVMEVIVEAIRSGKSVGLPGLGTLSVRATAARTGVRPGTSERIQIPAGRKVAFKVANPLKGALAGEGDSVAR